A genomic segment from Triticum dicoccoides isolate Atlit2015 ecotype Zavitan chromosome 1A, WEW_v2.0, whole genome shotgun sequence encodes:
- the LOC119368597 gene encoding MADS-box transcription factor 58-like isoform X2: MQILNEQLAAPSTGLMVKESASPGSGSGSAGGAAEKMGRGRIEIKRIENTTNRQVTFCKRRNGLLKKAYELSVLCDAEVALIVFSGRGRLYEYSNNSVKATIERYKKATSDTSSAGTVAEINAQHYQQESAKLKQQITTLQNSNRTLIGDTMATMSHRDLKQLEGRLDKGLGKIRARKNELLCAEIEYMQRREMELQNNNFFLREKVAETERGQQQTLNMMGAASTSNEYEQNMIHCDPRTFLQFNFMQQHPQYCSQQEDRKSFNSVGR, translated from the exons ATGCAGATACTCAACGAGCAGCTGGCTGCACCATCCACAGGCCTAATG GTGAAGGAGTCTGCGTCCCCGGGGTCGGGGTCGGGATCGGCAGGGGGGGCTGCTGAGAAGATGGGGAGAGGGAGGATCGAGATCAAGCGCATCGAGAACACCACGAACCGGCAGGTCACCTTCTGCAAGCGCCGCAACGGCCTCCTGAAGAAGGCGTACGAGCTCTCGGTGCTCTGCGACGCCGAGGTGGCGCTCATCGTCTTCTCCGGCCGCGGGCGCCTCTACGAGTACTCCAACAACAG CGTGAAAGCAACCATTGAGAGATACAAGAAGGCAACAAGTGACACCTCCAGCGCTGGTACAGTCGCAGAGATCAATGCCCAG CACTACCAGCAGGAATCTGCGAAGCTGAAGCAGCAGATAACCACCTTGCAGAACTCCAACAG GACTCTAATAGGCGATACAATGGCCACCATGAGCCACAGAGACCTGAAGCAGCTGGAGGGAAGGCTGGACAAAGGCCTAGGAAAGATTAGAGCAAGAAAG AACGAATTACTATGCGCTGAAATTGAGTACATGCAGAGAAGG GAAATGGAGCTGCAGAATAACAACTTCTTCTTGAGGGAAAAA GTAGCTGAGACTGAAAGGGGGCAACAGCAGACGTTGAACATGATGGGGGCGGCTTCGACATCGAATGAGTACGAGCAAAATATGATCCATTGTGATCCGAGAACCTTCCTGCAGTTCAACTTCATGCAGCAGCACCCTCAGTACTGCTCCCAGCAGGAGGACCGAAAAAGTTTCAACTCAG TTGGAAGGTGA
- the LOC119368597 gene encoding MADS-box transcription factor 58-like isoform X1, whose product MATTGWGNSRYARRGRDSARGSGAYSLRKPQRERHHQGEEMDHSLSFSSYLQRRVQEVAAQENRVKESASPGSGSGSAGGAAEKMGRGRIEIKRIENTTNRQVTFCKRRNGLLKKAYELSVLCDAEVALIVFSGRGRLYEYSNNSVKATIERYKKATSDTSSAGTVAEINAQHYQQESAKLKQQITTLQNSNRTLIGDTMATMSHRDLKQLEGRLDKGLGKIRARKNELLCAEIEYMQRREMELQNNNFFLREKVAETERGQQQTLNMMGAASTSNEYEQNMIHCDPRTFLQFNFMQQHPQYCSQQEDRKSFNSVGR is encoded by the exons ATGGCTACTACTGGGTGGGGAAATAGTAGATACGCAAGAAGAGGGAGAGATTCGGCTAGGGGCAGTGGTGCTTACTCTCTAAGAAAGCCGCAGAGAGAAAGGCACCACCAAGGAGAGGAGATGGATCACAGCCTCTCCTTTTCTTCCTATCTCCAAAGAAGGGTCCAAGAAGTAGCAGCTCAAGAGAATCGG GTGAAGGAGTCTGCGTCCCCGGGGTCGGGGTCGGGATCGGCAGGGGGGGCTGCTGAGAAGATGGGGAGAGGGAGGATCGAGATCAAGCGCATCGAGAACACCACGAACCGGCAGGTCACCTTCTGCAAGCGCCGCAACGGCCTCCTGAAGAAGGCGTACGAGCTCTCGGTGCTCTGCGACGCCGAGGTGGCGCTCATCGTCTTCTCCGGCCGCGGGCGCCTCTACGAGTACTCCAACAACAG CGTGAAAGCAACCATTGAGAGATACAAGAAGGCAACAAGTGACACCTCCAGCGCTGGTACAGTCGCAGAGATCAATGCCCAG CACTACCAGCAGGAATCTGCGAAGCTGAAGCAGCAGATAACCACCTTGCAGAACTCCAACAG GACTCTAATAGGCGATACAATGGCCACCATGAGCCACAGAGACCTGAAGCAGCTGGAGGGAAGGCTGGACAAAGGCCTAGGAAAGATTAGAGCAAGAAAG AACGAATTACTATGCGCTGAAATTGAGTACATGCAGAGAAGG GAAATGGAGCTGCAGAATAACAACTTCTTCTTGAGGGAAAAA GTAGCTGAGACTGAAAGGGGGCAACAGCAGACGTTGAACATGATGGGGGCGGCTTCGACATCGAATGAGTACGAGCAAAATATGATCCATTGTGATCCGAGAACCTTCCTGCAGTTCAACTTCATGCAGCAGCACCCTCAGTACTGCTCCCAGCAGGAGGACCGAAAAAGTTTCAACTCAG TTGGAAGGTGA